A genomic segment from Aspergillus puulaauensis MK2 DNA, chromosome 1, nearly complete sequence encodes:
- a CDS encoding uncharacterized protein (COG:G;~EggNog:ENOG410PK79;~InterPro:IPR013078,IPR029033) has protein sequence MGKPPAAIIIARHGARLDAANKDWHLTSSTPYDPPLSYGGWLQSRALGSRIINEVRLLEDQLGGSTHDAQDSHLQAHRPRERKQKPRVILHTSPFLRCVQTAIAISSGINQNYTDLESLHGSRLPTSPSSNNNPAIPESIASAGSATHSKNNPRSLLRVDACLGEWLNPEYFESIIPPPKSERMVAAAKTELLRRDDSIIPAADKHATPTSRHFPSGWSSPNPSQEEEEPKNETESAPIPTNPGQRNRAGSYDSLKAIHTPWGRRMLKVNTDIPAVPDAAYSPPIPSYAISPSNPIPDGYVTHARDACVLVDYQWDSMREPQNWGSGGEYGDEWSTMLTRFSNGIERMISWYENDDASTAPLHRRTRSQLQFLGQDEVEDSAGDTILIIVTHGAGCNALIGALSGQPTLVNVATASLTLAVRKDCMRETSSIYGRTKVYDSRSKISGPEDYSLVDVASTDHLRPGTSPSASIRSPITSSTPPPSIPSYRHRSTISSGPILLSPSLKPGMGLHSWTTPRASSGLWSSVSGDRDTADDLVPNFGSPVSPPPSSLSGMDGLSLNPGPTSGESTPSGPLPQRTPSQRGLWRSAPLNKERSAHSNRRWTVAERPL, from the coding sequence GCACGGTGCGCGTCTAGATGCTGCCAACAAAGACTGGCACTtgacttcttcaacgccctaTGACCCACCTTTATCGTATGGAGGCTGGCTCCAGTCGCGCGCTCTTGGGTCACGAATCATCAACGAGGTGCGTTTGTTGGAGGACCAACTAGGCGGATCGACGCACGATGCGCAAGACTCGCACCTCCAAGctcatcgtcctcgagaACGAAAACAGAAGCCGAGAGTCATCCTCCATACCTCCCCTTTCCTGCGCTGCGTGCAAACGGCCATCGCTATTAGCTCCGGTATCAACCAAAACTATACCGATTTAGAATCCCTACATGGGTCACGACTTCCAACGTCACCCAGTTCAAACAACAATCCTGCTATACCCGAGTCAATAGCCAGTGCCGGATCAGCGACTCACTCTAAAAATAACCCTCGGTCCCTTCTACGCGTTGACGCCTGTCTTGGAGAATGGCTGAACCCCGAGTACTTCGAGAGCATtattcctcctcccaagtcAGAGAGAATGGTTGCGGCCGCAAAGACAGAACTCTTGCGCCGTGATGACAGCATCATCCCAGCGGCCGACAAACATGCTACTCCAACCTCGCGCCATTTTCCTAGCGGCTGGAGTAGTCCGAATCccagccaggaggaagaagaacccaAAAATGAAACCGAGTCGGCGCCCATTCCCACCAACCCGGGACAAAGGAATCGTGCTGGTAGTTACGATTCTCTGAAGGCAATACACACCCCATGGGGCCGACGAATGTTGAAGGTCAACACAGATATTCCCGCCGTTCCTGACGCGGCATACTCACCACCTATCCCAAGTTACGCGATCTCGCCCTCAAATCCTATTCCAGACGGTTACGTAACACATGCGCGTGATGCTTGCGTCCTGGTTGACTATCAGTGGGATAGCATGCGTGAACCGCAGAACTGGGGCAGTGGAGGTGAATATGGCGATGAATGGAGTACCATGCTTACGCGCTTTAGCAACGGTATTGAGCGGATGATCTCATGGTACGAAAACGATGATGCTTCGACAGcacctcttcatcgccggaCCCGCTCGCAGTTACAGTTCTTGGGACAGGATGAAGTGGAGGATTCTGCGGGCGACACCATTTTAATAATCGTGACTCACGGAGCCGGTTGCAATGCGCTGATAGGTGCGCTATCGGGTCAGCCAACGCTGGTAAACGTCGCCACAGCTTCTCTCACACTCGCTGTTCGTAAGGACTGTATGAGAGAGACATCATCGATCTACGGGCGAACAAAGGTATATGACTCGCGCAGTAAGATATCCGGGCCGGAAGATTACAGCCTAGTCGACGTCGCATCAACAGATCATTTGCGACCCGGAACAAGTCCGAGTGCCTCGATCCGCTCTCCCATCACGAGCAGTACACCACCTCCCTCCATTCCTTCATATCGACATCGTTCGACAATCTCCTCAGGCCCCATTCTACTGAGCCCGTCTCTAAAACCCGGTATGGGCTTGCACTCCTGGACAACCCCTCGGGCCTCTTCGGGGCTCTGGAGCTCTGTTTCAGGCGATCGCGATACGGCCGACGATCTGGTTCCCAATTTTGGAAGTCCTGTCTCTCCACCCCCGTCATCACTTTCAGGGATGGACGGTCTCAGCTTGAACCCTGGGCCGACTTCTGGGGAGTCAACACCGTCAGGACCACTACCGCAGCGAACACCGTCCCAACGCGGTCTCTGGCGAAGTGCACCGCTTAACAAAGAGCGGTCCGCTCATTCAAATCGGCGTTGGACAGTAGCTGAGAGACCACTATGA